In one window of Thermus aquaticus DNA:
- a CDS encoding purine-nucleoside phosphorylase, whose amino-acid sequence MSPIHVRGKPGEVAERVLLPGDPGRAEWIAKTFLQDPVLYTSHRGLLGYTGRYKGVPVSVQTTGMGAPSASIVAEELIGLGARVLLRVGTCGAVDEGLAPGDLVIAQGAVPLDGASRQYLEGRPYAPLPDAGLFAALWRKAEALGYPHHVGLIATEDAFYATTPEGARAWSRFGVLAFEMEASALFLIGKMRGVRAGAILTVSNQIGDPELAPEEVLKEGVRRMVEVALEALLEV is encoded by the coding sequence ATGAGTCCCATCCACGTGCGGGGAAAGCCGGGGGAGGTGGCCGAGAGGGTCCTGCTTCCCGGGGACCCGGGCCGGGCGGAGTGGATCGCCAAAACCTTCCTCCAGGACCCCGTCCTCTACACCTCCCACCGGGGCCTCCTGGGCTATACCGGCCGCTACAAGGGCGTGCCCGTTTCCGTGCAGACCACGGGCATGGGGGCCCCTTCGGCCAGCATCGTGGCCGAGGAGCTCATCGGGCTAGGAGCCCGGGTTCTCCTGAGGGTGGGCACCTGCGGGGCGGTGGACGAGGGCCTGGCCCCGGGGGACCTGGTCATCGCCCAGGGGGCCGTGCCCCTGGACGGGGCCAGCCGGCAGTACCTGGAGGGCCGCCCCTACGCCCCCCTGCCCGACGCCGGGCTTTTTGCGGCCCTGTGGAGGAAGGCCGAGGCCCTGGGCTACCCCCACCACGTGGGCCTCATCGCCACCGAGGACGCCTTTTACGCCACCACCCCCGAGGGGGCCAGGGCCTGGAGCCGGTTTGGGGTCTTGGCCTTTGAGATGGAGGCCAGCGCCCTCTTCCTGATCGGAAAGATGCGGGGTGTGCGGGCCGGGGCCATCCTCACCGTCTCCAATCAGATCGGCGACCCCGAGCTGGCCCCGGAGGAGGTCCTGAAGGAGGGGGTTCGGCGTATGGTGGAGGTGGCCCTCGAGGCCCTTCTGGAGGTGTGA
- a CDS encoding MBL fold metallo-hydrolase, protein MRELLPGLYLLPVPIPYPLKTVNLYLLKGNGEVALVDTALGTRAAKGTLELYLAELGLCFADIGAVLLTHHHPDHYGLAGFLEGLGARVFLHEEELPRGHRFWREPEAFAEASLRLFLDHGMPEEALLGIQETMAKTRERVHPPQSPTPLKDGEVLEVAGRRLKTVWTPGHADGHVAFFLEEEGVLLAGDALLERVSPNVGLWAYTRENPLKDFLASLDRLAELPAKVAHAGHFGPIQDVRARALELKAHHAERLEGLLALLEEPKTAWALSLKLFPQELDAAGRRFAFAETLAHLEYLRLEGLLLREGPPYRYFRA, encoded by the coding sequence GTGAGGGAACTCCTCCCCGGCCTCTACCTCCTCCCCGTCCCCATCCCCTACCCCCTGAAGACGGTGAACCTCTACCTCCTGAAGGGAAACGGGGAGGTGGCCCTGGTGGACACCGCCTTGGGCACCCGCGCCGCCAAGGGCACCCTGGAGCTCTACCTGGCGGAACTGGGGCTTTGCTTCGCCGACATCGGCGCCGTCCTCCTCACCCACCACCACCCCGACCACTACGGCCTGGCCGGCTTCCTGGAGGGTCTTGGCGCTAGGGTCTTCCTCCACGAGGAGGAGCTACCAAGGGGGCACCGCTTCTGGCGCGAGCCCGAGGCCTTCGCCGAGGCGAGCCTTCGGCTTTTCCTGGACCACGGGATGCCGGAGGAGGCCCTTTTGGGCATCCAGGAGACCATGGCCAAGACCCGGGAGCGGGTTCACCCCCCGCAAAGCCCCACACCCCTGAAGGACGGAGAGGTCCTGGAGGTGGCGGGAAGGCGCCTCAAGACCGTCTGGACCCCCGGCCACGCCGACGGGCACGTGGCCTTCTTCCTGGAGGAAGAGGGGGTGCTTTTGGCGGGGGACGCCCTCCTGGAGCGGGTCTCCCCCAACGTGGGCCTATGGGCCTACACCCGGGAAAACCCCTTGAAGGACTTCCTGGCCTCCCTGGACCGCCTGGCGGAGCTTCCCGCCAAGGTAGCCCACGCCGGGCACTTCGGCCCCATTCAGGACGTCCGGGCCAGGGCCCTGGAGCTCAAGGCCCACCACGCCGAGCGCCTCGAGGGCCTCCTCGCCCTCCTGGAGGAGCCCAAGACCGCCTGGGCGCTCTCCCTCAAGCTTTTCCCCCAGGAGCTGGACGCCGCCGGCCGCCGCTTCGCCTTCGCCGAGACCCTGGCCCACCTGGAGTACCTGCGCCTGGAGGGGCTTCTCCTCCGGGAAGGCCCCCCCTACCGCTACTTCCGGGCCTGA
- a CDS encoding IclR family transcriptional regulator: MPRPKAKGAGEVRTLERGLMVLEALSVLGEAGLGPLAAATGLSKSTLYRLLQTLVRKGFVEEAGGVYRVGPRAFAVGQAYPRQSLLEAARPEMEALAEALGESVNLAVMAGLEALYLDQVEGKKLVRLFTAPGSRAPLHATGVGKVLLAYRGVPEGLSLEAYTPHTLTTREGLLEELKRVRAQGYALDNEEKELGVRCVAAPVFGPGGEVVAALSLSAPASRLSPEEAHRLAPQVVAAARRASLRLGFTGSV; the protein is encoded by the coding sequence ATGCCCAGGCCCAAAGCCAAGGGCGCCGGGGAGGTGAGGACCCTGGAGCGGGGGCTAATGGTCCTCGAGGCCCTCTCCGTCCTGGGCGAGGCGGGGCTCGGGCCTTTGGCGGCGGCCACGGGGCTTTCCAAGAGCACCCTGTACCGCCTCCTCCAGACCCTGGTCCGGAAGGGGTTCGTGGAGGAGGCGGGCGGGGTCTACCGGGTGGGCCCCCGGGCCTTCGCCGTGGGCCAGGCCTACCCCAGGCAGAGCCTCTTAGAGGCGGCGCGGCCGGAGATGGAGGCCTTGGCGGAGGCTTTGGGCGAGAGCGTGAACCTGGCGGTCATGGCGGGCCTCGAGGCCCTCTACTTGGACCAGGTGGAGGGGAAGAAGCTGGTCCGCCTCTTCACCGCTCCCGGCTCCCGGGCCCCCCTCCACGCCACAGGGGTGGGGAAGGTCCTCCTGGCCTACCGGGGGGTGCCGGAGGGGCTTTCCCTGGAGGCCTACACCCCCCACACCCTCACCACCCGGGAGGGCCTTCTGGAGGAGCTAAAGCGGGTCCGGGCCCAGGGCTACGCCTTGGACAACGAGGAGAAGGAGCTTGGGGTGCGGTGCGTGGCCGCGCCCGTCTTCGGCCCCGGGGGGGAGGTGGTGGCCGCGCTTTCCCTCTCCGCCCCCGCAAGCCGCCTCTCCCCCGAGGAGGCCCACCGCCTGGCCCCCCAGGTGGTGGCGGCCGCCCGCAGGGCCTCCTTGCGCCTGGGCTTCACAGGGTCTGTATAA
- a CDS encoding enoyl-CoA hydratase/isomerase family protein: MAEEHGHEFILEIPEFEHLSYEVEEGIALVTLRRPEALNALSQDLLRELAEVAEVLAQDPEARVAIFTGEGKAFAAGADLKEIAAIKDPFMAREYALLGQQVFSEIAALPIPTIAAINGYALGGGLELALACDLRVAATGARLGLPEVGLGLIPGFGGTQRLPRLIGRGRALDLIFTGRHVTAEEALSMGLVNRVGEDALEEARKLAEKILKNAPIALALAKESVVRGEGLDLAEALEIEADLFGYAAATEDMKEGVRAFLEKRPPNFKGE; the protein is encoded by the coding sequence ATGGCAGAGGAGCATGGGCACGAGTTCATCCTGGAGATCCCCGAGTTTGAGCACCTCTCCTACGAGGTGGAAGAGGGCATCGCCCTGGTCACCCTGAGGCGGCCCGAGGCCCTAAACGCCCTCTCCCAGGACCTTCTGCGGGAGCTCGCCGAGGTGGCCGAGGTCCTCGCCCAGGACCCCGAGGCCCGGGTGGCCATCTTCACCGGGGAGGGGAAGGCCTTCGCCGCCGGGGCGGACCTGAAGGAGATCGCCGCCATCAAGGACCCCTTCATGGCCCGGGAGTACGCCCTTTTGGGCCAGCAGGTCTTCTCGGAGATCGCCGCCTTGCCCATCCCCACCATCGCCGCTATCAATGGCTACGCCCTGGGCGGGGGGCTGGAGCTGGCCTTGGCCTGCGACCTCCGGGTGGCCGCCACGGGGGCCAGGCTGGGCCTGCCTGAGGTGGGCCTGGGCCTCATCCCCGGCTTCGGCGGGACCCAGCGCCTGCCCCGCCTCATCGGCCGGGGGCGGGCCTTGGACCTCATCTTCACCGGGCGGCACGTGACCGCCGAGGAGGCCCTCAGCATGGGCCTGGTGAACCGGGTGGGGGAGGATGCCCTGGAGGAGGCCAGGAAGCTGGCGGAGAAGATCCTCAAGAATGCCCCCATCGCCCTGGCCCTGGCCAAGGAGAGCGTGGTGCGGGGCGAGGGGCTGGACCTGGCCGAGGCCCTGGAGATTGAGGCCGACCTCTTCGGCTACGCCGCGGCCACCGAGGACATGAAGGAGGGGGTGCGGGCCTTTTTGGAAAAGCGCCCCCCCAACTTTAAGGGAGAGTAG
- a CDS encoding ABC transporter ATP-binding protein, with product MRPVLEARRLGFAYEGALFRDLSFALAPGEALALLGPSGSGKTTLLHLLAGLLPLQEGEVYWEGEAIRGLSEGVLARKRLHFLGLIFQHHFLFPELTALENVLAPGYLAGRVDRTRALGLLDRLGLAKRAHFLPQRLSGGERQRVAVARALYLRPRLLLADEPTASLDRRQAREVLALLLELSREVGAALVLATHDEALVEGLPTLRL from the coding sequence GTGAGGCCAGTTCTGGAGGCCCGTCGCCTGGGGTTCGCCTACGAGGGCGCCCTCTTCCGGGACCTCTCCTTCGCCCTGGCCCCCGGGGAGGCGCTGGCCCTTTTGGGGCCCTCGGGAAGCGGCAAGACCACCCTCCTCCACCTCCTGGCGGGGCTTCTCCCCTTGCAGGAGGGGGAGGTCTACTGGGAGGGGGAGGCCATTCGGGGCCTCTCCGAAGGGGTTCTGGCCCGGAAGCGGCTTCACTTTCTGGGTCTTATCTTCCAGCACCACTTTCTCTTCCCCGAGCTCACCGCCTTGGAGAACGTCCTGGCCCCCGGGTATTTGGCGGGGCGGGTGGACCGGACCCGGGCCCTTGGCCTTCTGGACCGGCTGGGCCTGGCAAAAAGGGCCCACTTCCTGCCCCAAAGGCTTTCCGGCGGGGAGCGGCAGCGGGTGGCCGTGGCCCGGGCCCTCTACCTGAGGCCCCGCCTCCTCCTGGCCGACGAGCCCACGGCCAGCCTGGACCGCCGCCAGGCCCGGGAGGTCCTGGCCCTCCTTTTGGAGCTTTCCCGGGAGGTGGGGGCGGCCCTGGTCCTAGCCACCCACGACGAGGCCCTGGTGGAAGGCCTTCCCACCCTGCGCCTGTAG
- a CDS encoding N-6 DNA methylase, whose product MLLNKFVFAQTLEDHALIPFRFLRDKYEEARRLWGPKGTAKVAEAFLRGVDEWFYAFYDTELFQDSFLEHLEQDPKNLEDFLLAMEEILGFGAWQATFGQGLLHYNYRAIDEDVFGKAYETFLAQGRKEGGIYYTPSSLTALMAKMAVEETLWPRARELDRALGEERYDEAEARARDLTQVAFLDPAAGREASWSKSSAKW is encoded by the coding sequence TTGCTGCTAAACAAGTTCGTCTTTGCCCAAACCCTCGAGGACCACGCTCTCATTCCCTTCCGCTTCCTCCGAGATAAGTACGAGGAGGCCCGGCGCCTCTGGGGCCCCAAGGGCACCGCTAAGGTGGCTGAAGCCTTTTTGCGGGGGGTGGATGAATGGTTCTACGCCTTTTACGATACGGAACTTTTTCAGGATAGTTTTTTGGAGCACCTGGAACAGGACCCTAAGAATCTGGAGGATTTCCTCCTAGCGATGGAGGAGATCCTAGGCTTCGGAGCTTGGCAGGCCACCTTCGGCCAAGGCCTCCTCCACTACAACTACCGGGCTATAGACGAGGATGTTTTCGGCAAAGCGTACGAAACCTTCCTGGCCCAGGGGCGGAAGGAGGGCGGGATTTATTACACCCCCTCCAGCCTCACCGCCCTCATGGCCAAGATGGCGGTGGAGGAAACCCTTTGGCCCCGAGCTCGGGAACTGGACCGCGCCCTTGGGGAAGAGCGCTATGACGAGGCGGAGGCTAGGGCCCGGGACCTCACCCAGGTGGCCTTCTTGGACCCGGCGGCGGGTCGGGAAGCTTCCTGGTCAAAATCCTCCGCGAAGTGGTAG
- the hspR gene encoding heat shock protein transcriptional repressor HspR, fused homodimer type has product MDKDRPVYIISVAAELVEMHPQTLRLYERKGLIKPKRSGGKTRLYSERDIERLREIRRLTQELGVNLAGVEEIMRLRSELEALQARFEAEVQRLKAELGERFKELERKALPAPGETAKPSPKDRPLYIISVAAELVEMHPQTLRLYERKGLIKPKRSGGKTRLYSERDIERLREIRRLTQELGVNLAGVEEIMRLRSELEALQARFEAEVTRLRLLLLEEGRGLRESSMGA; this is encoded by the coding sequence ATGGACAAGGATCGTCCCGTGTACATCATCAGCGTGGCGGCGGAGCTGGTGGAGATGCACCCCCAGACCCTGAGGCTTTACGAGCGGAAGGGGCTCATCAAGCCCAAGCGGTCTGGGGGGAAGACGAGGCTATATTCCGAGCGGGACATTGAGAGGCTTAGGGAGATCCGCCGCCTGACGCAGGAGCTGGGGGTGAACCTGGCGGGGGTGGAGGAGATCATGCGCCTCAGGTCTGAGCTCGAGGCCCTCCAGGCCCGCTTTGAGGCCGAGGTGCAAAGGCTCAAGGCCGAGCTGGGGGAGCGCTTCAAGGAGCTTGAGCGCAAGGCCCTCCCCGCCCCCGGTGAGACCGCCAAGCCCTCCCCCAAGGACCGCCCCCTCTACATCATCAGCGTGGCGGCGGAGCTGGTGGAGATGCACCCCCAGACCCTGAGGCTTTACGAGCGGAAGGGGCTCATCAAGCCCAAGCGGTCTGGGGGGAAGACGAGGCTATATTCCGAGCGGGACATTGAGAGGCTTAGGGAGATCCGCCGCCTGACGCAGGAGCTGGGGGTGAACCTGGCGGGGGTGGAGGAGATCATGCGCCTCAGGTCTGAGCTCGAGGCCCTCCAGGCCCGCTTTGAGGCCGAGGTGACCAGGCTCAGGCTCCTCCTTTTGGAGGAGGGCAGAGGCCTCCGGGAGAGTAGCATGGGGGCGTGA
- the aceB gene encoding malate synthase A, producing the protein MKGVEILKDHPLLGEVLTEEALRFVVALHREFNPVRKALLERRKTLWERYKAGEKPDFLEETAFVRGGSWQVAEAPPDLKDRRVEITGPVDRKMIVNALNSGAKVFMADFEDALSPTWDNVLRGQKNLYDAVRRQIDFVSPEGKAYRLKEKVATLVVRPRGWHLPEKHVLVDGEPISASLFDFGLYFFHNAHELLRRGSGPYFYLPKLESHLEARLWNQVFVFAQDYLGLPRGTIRATVLIETILAAFEMEEILYELKEHAAGLNAGRWDYIFSCIKKFATTAPIFPDRAQVTMTVPFMKAYTELLVKSCHIHGAHAIGGMAAFIPSRKDPEVNERAFRQVQADKEREASQGFDGTWVAHPDLVPVAMEVFDRYLGDKPHQKHVKREDVKVGAEDLLNFTVPGGKVTEGGLRNNISVALQYLNQWLLGNGAAAIFNLMEDAATAEISRAQLWQWVHRKAELEDGRTITPELYQKIKEEELSKLGGRERERYREAEEILDRLVLSEEFIEFLTLVAYEYID; encoded by the coding sequence ATGAAGGGCGTGGAGATCCTCAAGGACCATCCTCTCCTCGGGGAAGTGCTGACGGAAGAGGCCCTCCGGTTTGTGGTGGCCCTGCACCGGGAGTTCAACCCCGTGCGCAAGGCCCTCCTGGAGCGGCGCAAAACCCTCTGGGAGCGGTACAAGGCGGGGGAAAAGCCGGACTTTTTAGAGGAGACCGCCTTCGTGCGCGGGGGAAGCTGGCAGGTGGCCGAGGCCCCACCGGACCTAAAGGACCGCCGGGTGGAGATCACCGGCCCCGTGGACCGGAAGATGATCGTGAACGCCCTAAACTCCGGGGCCAAGGTCTTCATGGCCGACTTTGAGGACGCCCTCTCCCCCACCTGGGACAACGTCCTAAGGGGCCAGAAGAACCTCTACGACGCCGTGCGCCGCCAGATAGACTTCGTCTCCCCGGAAGGCAAGGCGTACCGCCTGAAGGAGAAGGTGGCCACCCTGGTGGTGCGCCCAAGGGGCTGGCACCTCCCGGAAAAACACGTCCTGGTGGACGGGGAGCCCATCTCGGCCAGCCTCTTTGACTTCGGCCTCTACTTCTTCCACAACGCCCACGAGCTCCTGAGACGGGGGAGCGGCCCCTACTTCTACCTGCCCAAACTGGAAAGCCACCTCGAGGCCCGGCTTTGGAACCAGGTCTTCGTGTTCGCCCAGGACTACCTGGGCCTCCCCCGGGGCACCATCCGGGCCACGGTCCTCATTGAGACCATCCTGGCGGCCTTTGAGATGGAGGAGATCCTCTACGAGCTCAAGGAGCACGCCGCCGGGCTCAACGCCGGCAGGTGGGACTACATCTTCAGCTGCATCAAGAAGTTCGCCACCACCGCCCCCATCTTCCCCGACCGGGCCCAGGTCACCATGACCGTCCCCTTCATGAAGGCCTACACCGAGCTCTTGGTGAAAAGCTGCCACATCCACGGGGCCCACGCCATCGGGGGCATGGCCGCCTTCATCCCCAGCCGCAAGGACCCCGAGGTGAACGAACGCGCCTTCCGGCAGGTCCAGGCCGACAAGGAGCGGGAGGCCTCCCAGGGCTTTGACGGCACCTGGGTGGCCCACCCCGACCTGGTGCCCGTGGCCATGGAGGTCTTTGACCGCTACCTGGGGGACAAGCCCCACCAGAAGCACGTGAAGCGGGAGGACGTGAAGGTGGGCGCCGAGGACCTCCTGAACTTCACCGTGCCCGGGGGGAAGGTCACGGAAGGGGGCCTCAGGAACAACATCTCCGTGGCCCTCCAGTACCTGAACCAGTGGCTTCTGGGCAACGGGGCCGCCGCCATCTTCAACCTCATGGAGGACGCCGCCACGGCGGAAATCAGCCGGGCCCAGCTCTGGCAGTGGGTGCACCGGAAGGCAGAGCTGGAGGACGGCCGCACCATCACCCCGGAGCTTTACCAGAAGATCAAGGAAGAGGAGCTTTCCAAGCTGGGAGGGCGCGAAAGGGAGCGCTACCGGGAGGCGGAGGAGATCCTGGACCGGCTGGTCCTTTCCGAGGAGTTCATTGAGTTCCTGACCCTGGTGGCGTACGAGTACATTGATTGA
- a CDS encoding HD domain-containing protein, with the protein MTEERVVHVASPKAKLYAEADQAIREHLKAFPKALKAYELLIQDPEARAGWNMANYLTMRKLGYNDHGRVHALLTGAASVAILRLLSEAGVRLDTLESGAGELEDAYVVVLLSTMLHDLGNQVHRVGHEVFGVTLALPILNRILEKIYPDPEQRTALRALILHGIYSHDLNPEPLTLEAGITAVADGTDITKGRGRKAFALGSIDIHSISALAVDEVRILKGEKVPVEIQVTMNNSAGIFQVEETLTKKVLRSPLRPYVSVVAMTEGDGGDQRIVHRVRLHESEDRFVLD; encoded by the coding sequence ATGACGGAAGAGCGCGTGGTCCACGTAGCCAGCCCCAAGGCCAAGCTCTACGCCGAGGCGGACCAGGCCATCCGCGAGCACCTGAAGGCCTTCCCCAAGGCCCTCAAGGCCTACGAGCTCCTCATCCAGGACCCTGAGGCCCGGGCCGGGTGGAACATGGCCAACTACCTCACCATGCGCAAGCTGGGCTACAACGACCACGGCCGGGTCCACGCCCTCCTCACGGGGGCGGCCAGCGTGGCCATTCTGCGCCTTCTTTCCGAGGCGGGGGTGAGGCTGGACACCCTGGAGTCCGGGGCGGGGGAGCTGGAGGACGCCTACGTGGTGGTCCTCCTCTCCACCATGCTCCACGACCTGGGCAACCAGGTGCACCGGGTGGGGCACGAGGTCTTCGGGGTGACCCTGGCCCTGCCCATCCTGAACCGCATTCTGGAGAAGATCTACCCTGACCCCGAGCAGCGCACCGCCCTTCGGGCCCTGATCCTCCACGGCATCTACAGCCACGACCTGAACCCGGAGCCTCTGACCCTCGAGGCCGGCATCACCGCCGTGGCCGACGGCACCGACATCACCAAGGGCCGGGGGCGGAAGGCCTTCGCCCTGGGGAGCATAGACATCCACTCCATCAGCGCCCTGGCCGTGGACGAGGTGCGCATCCTGAAGGGGGAGAAGGTGCCGGTGGAGATCCAGGTCACCATGAACAACTCCGCCGGCATCTTCCAGGTGGAGGAGACCCTCACCAAGAAGGTCCTGAGGAGCCCCTTGCGCCCCTACGTGAGCGTGGTGGCCATGACCGAGGGGGACGGGGGGGACCAGCGCATCGTCCACCGGGTCCGCCTGCACGAGAGCGAGGACCGCTTCGTCTTGGACTAA
- a CDS encoding dipeptidase has protein sequence MDLSPLMEWLAIPSVSTDSARKEDVRRAALWLEERLKALGFRTELHETPLHPILYAERLLEGAPTVLVYGHYDVQPPDPLELWETPPFSPTVREGRLYARGASDDKGQLFAHVAALEGLEAPVSIKFLVEGEEEIGSPSLLPFVRANRERLKADAVLISDGAMFAPGVPTLTYGLRGLCYLEVRLFGARRDLHSGAFGGVAPNPIQALGWILARLKDEGTGKVLIPGFYEKVRPVSQEEKALWPALDEEALKRELGVEVLPGEEGYRPLERLWARPTLDPNGVWGGYQGEGSKTVIPKEAGMKLSLRLVPDQDPEEVAELAEAHLRALLPPGYRLEVKRLHGGKPVLTDPFSPPMRIMAKALEEVWGRPPVYAREGGTIPVVAELKEALGAPIVLLGLGLPDDNLHAPNEKLDLVTVIRRFYELLAASPA, from the coding sequence ATGGACCTAAGCCCCCTTATGGAATGGCTCGCCATTCCCTCCGTTTCCACCGACTCCGCCCGCAAGGAGGACGTGCGTCGGGCGGCCTTGTGGCTTGAGGAAAGGCTGAAGGCTCTGGGCTTCCGCACCGAGCTCCACGAAACCCCCCTCCACCCCATCCTCTACGCCGAGCGCCTGCTAGAGGGCGCCCCCACCGTCTTGGTCTACGGCCACTACGACGTCCAGCCCCCCGACCCCCTGGAGCTTTGGGAAACCCCGCCCTTTTCCCCCACGGTGCGGGAGGGGAGGCTCTACGCCCGGGGGGCCTCCGACGACAAGGGCCAGCTCTTCGCCCACGTGGCGGCTTTGGAGGGCCTAGAGGCCCCCGTCAGCATCAAGTTCCTGGTGGAGGGGGAGGAGGAGATCGGAAGCCCGAGCCTCCTGCCCTTCGTGCGGGCGAACCGGGAGAGGCTTAAGGCCGATGCCGTCCTCATCTCCGATGGGGCCATGTTCGCCCCCGGGGTGCCCACGCTGACCTACGGCCTCCGGGGGCTTTGCTACCTGGAGGTGCGCCTTTTTGGGGCCAGGCGGGACCTCCACTCCGGGGCCTTCGGCGGGGTGGCCCCCAACCCCATCCAGGCCCTGGGCTGGATCCTGGCCCGGCTCAAGGACGAGGGGACGGGGAAGGTCCTGATCCCCGGCTTTTACGAGAAGGTGCGCCCCGTCTCCCAGGAGGAGAAGGCCCTCTGGCCGGCCCTGGACGAGGAGGCCCTGAAGCGGGAGCTGGGGGTGGAGGTCCTTCCCGGGGAGGAGGGGTATAGGCCTTTGGAGAGGCTCTGGGCCCGGCCCACCCTGGACCCGAACGGGGTGTGGGGCGGCTACCAGGGGGAGGGTTCCAAGACGGTGATCCCCAAGGAGGCGGGGATGAAGCTCTCCCTGCGCCTGGTGCCCGACCAGGACCCCGAGGAGGTGGCCGAACTGGCCGAGGCCCACCTCCGGGCCCTCCTGCCCCCCGGCTACCGCCTAGAGGTCAAAAGGCTCCACGGCGGAAAGCCGGTCCTCACCGACCCCTTTAGCCCTCCCATGCGCATCATGGCCAAGGCCCTCGAGGAGGTCTGGGGCCGGCCTCCCGTCTACGCCCGGGAAGGGGGGACGATCCCCGTGGTGGCGGAGCTGAAGGAGGCCCTGGGGGCCCCCATCGTCCTCCTGGGCCTGGGCCTTCCCGACGACAACCTCCACGCCCCCAACGAGAAGCTGGACCTGGTCACCGTTATTCGGCGTTTTTACGAGCTTCTGGCGGCCTCGCCCGCTTGA
- a CDS encoding CDGSH iron-sulfur domain-containing protein, giving the protein MRLRFRENGPYVLDLPEGTTFRWNGKEMRLEKAKLALCRCGGSGNKPFCDGSHKELGFQGEAGELESFQAKP; this is encoded by the coding sequence ATGCGCCTGCGGTTTCGGGAGAACGGGCCCTACGTGCTGGACCTGCCGGAAGGGACTACCTTCCGGTGGAACGGGAAGGAGATGCGCCTGGAAAAGGCCAAGCTGGCCCTCTGCCGTTGCGGGGGCTCTGGGAACAAGCCCTTCTGCGACGGGAGCCACAAGGAGCTGGGCTTTCAGGGGGAGGCGGGAGAACTAGAATCCTTTCAAGCTAAGCCGTAG